In Alteromonas macleodii, the sequence TGCCAAAATTCAGCAGTCTTACCCGAACCATTGCTTCCTAGGCGAAGAAGCGGGTGAGGTTCTGGGCACAGAAACAGACTATCAGTGGATTATCGATCCGTTAGATGGCACCACTAACTTTGTAAAAGGCATCCCTCACTTTGCCGTTTCAATTGCACTTCTTCACAAAGGTCGTCTAGACCAAGCGGTTGTTTTCGACCCAATTCGCAGTGAATTATTTACCGCGAGCCGTGGTCAAGGCGCACAGCTAAATGGCTATCGTATCCGTGCTTCTAAACCACGTGACCTTACTGAAACCATTATTGCTACTGGCCTACCTTTCAAAAACAAATCTCAGTTTGGCGAGTATGCACTTAGCCTAAACAAAATTTTCCACGAAGTGGGTGACATTCGCCGCGCAGGTAGTGCAGCGCTAGATCTTGCTTACGTCGCGGCTGGCCGTCACGATGGGTACTGGGAGCGTGGTATCAAGTCTTGGGATATTGCCGCGGGCGAACTTATTGTTCGTGAAGCTGGCGGTTTAGTTACCGACTTTAAAGGCGGCAATGACCCACTTCACAAAGGTGAAATTGTTGCCGGTAGCGTAAAAGTGGTTCAAGGCTTGGTTAAACACCTTAAGTAAATACTTTAAAAAACATGTACAAACACTTATCAGTGTTTGTACATGTAGCATTTTACGAGATTAGACTAACAATCAATATAATCGGCTCTTACCTGCACACAGTCGTTGGTTCCCGCACGACATATTTGCCCAGTCCCTTCTACAATTCTACAACCGCCTAGGTTAGTCCATGTATTCGCTCTTGGAATCAACGTTCCCCCATTTGACGCGTCAAACCCCACTGCGTCAATCAGTGAGCCTGAACCACCTCCTTCTGTCAGCGTTTTTGTATTGAGTAGTTTGGTCAACATTTCTGACAAACATACCGAAATTGGGATTTCGGTTAAATCGGTATAACCGCCAAAAAGGCTGGTAATTCTGTATCCATCAATTGTTGAAACACCAGGGATAAGTTTAAAATTCAAATTTAAAAACCTCTCAGTGCTGCTCCTCAATCTTGGTAATCGAGTAATCTCTCTTTTTTCACCGTGATAACTAACTTCATAAACTAGTTTGCCACCGTTATCATCTTCTCTTGTAACGAAATAACTATTTTGTCTTTGTGAGAAGTTAATCGATACGCCTAACGATGTCCCTAGCGATAACGATACGTTAGTATCTATTTGAGAAGTGAAGTCTTTCCATGAACTCAGCCCCATTTGTCTGGTTATTTGTTGGGTTGACTGATTTTCAACATTATTCCGAAACTCGGCTGAACCAAAGATTTGCGATGCATGGTTTGAACAATCTGGCCCACCGCTGTTTGACGAAGTCATTGCCACAACCCCTGCACCGCCGCTACTTATAGATACGTTTTGCGTGTTAGCACTGATGAACGGCTCTGCTTCTATCCATATGTTTTGTTCCATTCCACGACGAAAATCTTCGTCAATTTCGTAAAACATCTCCAAAGCATCACGCTCTTCTTGAATCATCGATTTGTCAGTCACTGTAATGTCATAAGCAGTGCCCCAATCTACTGTTTGGACAGCACGCACTTCAAACTTAAAACTAGTTCGGTTTATGGGATCAGTAATAATAAGTTCTTGAGTTGTTGTGGGACAAGAAAAGGTAGTATTTCCAAGCAAAACTTGGCCATCGTTACCTAGGTTTTCAGCAACACATTCGGGTTGAATGTGATAAGAGCGTGCCATATCAATCGCATCAGAGTAGCTGCAGTCGTCGCAAACGTACGTTGAAGTTAGCTCACTTGCCGTGGAGGGTATCGACAACATTATTAATAATGAGAGTATCGATATTTGTATCAGGTAGCGCATAATAGAATTCCTTATCTATTTGTAAATTAAATTATTTATATGCGACCCAGCGCTAAATTAAGCTAGCAGTACCCCTTACTAATGTCAATTCTATAAACTGCTTAAAATCTGAAATAGAGGAAAAAAGGTGTTTAAGAAGCTTGTCACAAATGCCAAACTAAAATCAGTGGCGATGTCTTTATTTTGTGGTTTCGAAGGAGACTGTGTACATTTTTTCAATCAAGATTTAGCAGAGTTTATCTCTATAGTATCTGCAACTTCCGAGAAATTGAAATTCATATTAGTACCTAAACGTAGGCTTCAAATGACTTGCTTTTCAAATCATATTACATAAATAACCCACTAACTCCCATGGCATTTTTATATATTGGTTTAATGCGCCTATTACTCCAATAAAAAAACCACATCGAATTGATGCGGTTTTTTAAATTTGGCCTGAACTACCTGAAGTGAAGCATTAAGGCATAGGATCTAAATCTGCGCCTTCCTTTTCCACTTGTGGTGGCATTAGGTCTTCTTTACTAATACCCAATGCAAGTGCCACTGAACTTGCGATATACACCGATGAGTAAGTACCTACCACTACACCAAACAGCAATGCTGTTGCAAATCCGTGAATAAGCGCACCACCCTTGTAGAATAATGCAACCAATACCAACACCGTGGTTAATGAGGTGATGATAGTACGGTTTAGGGTTTGCGTTAGCGAGATATTGATAATCTCAACAGGCTCACCTTTACGAATTTTGCGGAAGTTCTCACGAATACGGTCACACACAACGATGGTATCGTTAAGTGAATAACCAATTACCGCTAGTACCGCTGCAAGTACCGTAAGGTCAAATTCGATTTGAAGTACTGAAAACAAACCTAGCGTAAGTATAACGTCGTGAGCTAGTGCCGACACTGACCCTAGAGCGAATCGCCATTCAAATCGCATTGCGACATAAACGAGAATACACAAGAGTGCGACTAGCATCGCAAGGCCGCCCTGCTCAGTAAGCTCTTCACCTACGTTAGGACCTACGAACTCGATACGACGCATATCAACCTCAGTACCGTCAGCGCGCAGCGCTGCTAGTACCTGCTCGCCAATAGTTACTGCTTTCACGCCGTCTCTAGGCGCTATACGAATCAATACGTCTTGGCTACTGCCAAAATTTTGCACAATGGCGTCTTCGAAGTTCGATTCATTAAGCTGAACACGAATGCCTTCTAAATCGGCCGCGTCTTCATAGCCAACTTCTATAAGCGTACCGCCTGTGAAGTCTAAACCCCAGTTAAGGCTATTTACACCTAAAGAAACGAATGAGCCGATAATAAGAATTGTCGACAGCACCATCGCAGGAATGCGAAGGCGCATGAAATTAACGGTTTCGGATAATTTTAATAACTGCATTTTACGCTCCTTAAATCGCTAATTTCTCAAGACGTTTACCACCCCATACTGCGTTAACAATAACGCGAGTAACTAAGATAGCGGTAAACATAGACGTTGCGATACCAATCATTAGCGTAATAGAGAAGCCTTTGATTGGGCCGGTACCCACTGCAAACAGAATTAGACCAGCAAGGAAAGTAGTGATATTCGCATCCAATATGGTTGAGAACGCGCTGTCGTAACCTTGATGGATAGCTTGTTGCGGACTGCGACCGTCACGAAGCTCTTCTCGAATACGCTCGAAAATTAGCACGTTTGCGTCTACCGCCATACCAACGGTCAGTACAATACCCGCCATACCTGGTAACGTTAACGTTGCGCCTGGGATCATCGACATAATGCCTACAATCATGACTAGGTTAGTAATAAGTGCGATGTTCGCTACAACACCAAACGCTTTGTAGTAAATCAACATGAAAACAAGCACCGCTGCCAGACCATACATAATAGCCTGCATACCCAGCTCTATGTTTTCTTTACCCAAGCTTGGGCCAACCGTACGCTCTTCAACAATTTGAATTGGCGCAATCAGTGCACCCGCACGAAGTAGCAATGCTAAATCACGGGCTTCTTTTGGTGAATCAAGACCAGTGATTTGGAATTTGCTGCCGAGCTGCGCACGAATAGTGGCAACTGAAATGACTTGCTCATGCTTTTCAAATACTAGCTTACCGTCATCATTTCTCTCACCGGTAGATTTGTACTCGATAAAGACCGTAGCCATTGGCTTACCAATATTGCCACGGGTTGAGCGAGACATTTTGTTACCGCCTTCAGAATCAAGAGAGATGTTTACGTTTGGAAGACCATATTCATCAACACCGCTGTTCGCATCAATAATATGGCTACCTGTAAGCATAATACGCTTTTCAAGAAGCTGGGGAATGCCTTGCTGGTCTTCAATCACCTGAGAACCAGGAGGAACACGACCGTTCAAAGCATCACGAATATCATTCTTCTGATCAACCATGCGAAACTCAAGTGTCGCGGTGGCATTAAGAATTTCTTTCGCACGAGCGGTATCTTGAATACCAGGAAGCTGAACAACAATACGGTCTGCACCTTGTTTTTGAACAAGAGGCTCAGCCACGCCAAGTTGGTTAACACGGTTACGAATAATAGTTATGTTTTGCTTAACCGCGTTGTCACGAATTTCTTGAAGCTTGCTTTCAGCAAAAATAGCGCGAAGCGTTAAGTCATCCACTTGGTTAAAAGTAAGGTCGCGACTTTGGTTACGCAGAAAGAACTCGGCTTTATCAAGTGCGTCTTCATCGCGAAAAGTAATATCGATATGATCGTCCACCTGCTTTACACCACGATAGCGAATACCTTCTTCACGTAATGAAGTACGGAAACCGCTCTCTGCATCTTCAAGAGACTTGGTAATAACTTCTGTCATGTCCACTTCCATTAAGAAGTGAACACCACCGCGAAGGTCAAGGCCTAGCTTCATTGGCGCGCCACCTAAACCTTCAAGCCACTCTGGCGTGTCCGGAGCAAGGTTCATAGCAACGTAATAATCATCGCCAAGGGCTTTTTCTAATGTTTCGCGAGTAACTAGTTGGGTGTCTGAATCAGAAACGCGAACTAAAATTTGTTCACCTTCAAATTCAACACGCTTTGGAGAAATGTTTTTTTCGCTTAGCGCGGCTTTCACTTGTTCAACAGTGGCATCTGTCACCACGGCATCACGGCCTGCTGAGATTTGTACGGCGTGGTCTTCACCGTAAATGTTAGGAAGCGCATAAAGTGCACACACTGCAACCACAATGAGTGCACTCAGTACTTTCCAAATAGAGTTTTTGTTTAGCACTGGATAATCCTTTCGTGCCAGTACCGGGAAGCGTCCCGGCCCCGGCTATTGTTACTTACAGTGACTTCATGGTGCCTTTAGGCAGCACAGCAGTTACTGAAGACTTCTGAACAACGATGTTGTTTGATTCGTTAAGTGCAACTTCAATGAAGTCTTTTTCTTCTGACACTTTAGTGATTTTTCCTACCAAACCACCTTGTGTTAATACTTCATCGCCTTTGCCTAGCGAAGAAACTAGGTTTTTATGCTCTTTCACGCGCTTAGCCTGTGGGCGGTAAAGCAAGAAGTAAAAGATTAAACCGAATACAGCTAGCATGATGATCATTTCCATGCCGCCATTTTGCGGTGCACCAGCAGACTGTGCGTAAGCGTTCGAGATAAATAGGCTCATAAAATTCCCCAAATATTATCGTTGTTATAGTGCCGGAACCGGCAACCCTTTTTGTTCATAAAATTCTTGTACAAACTCGTCAAGCGTACCTGCGTCGATCGCATCGCGAAGACCCTGCATAACACGCTGATAGTAACGAAGGTTATGGATGGTGTTTAAGCGCGCACCCAATATTTCATTACACTTGTCCAAATGATGTAAATAAGAGCGAGAATAGTTTTTACAAGTGTAGCAATCACAATTCTCATCTAATGGTGAGGTATCATTTCTGTGCTTCGCGTTGCGAATTTTGATAACGCCTTCTGTCACAAACAAATGACCGTTTCGCGCATTACGCGTGGGCATAACACAGTCAAACATATCGATACCGCGACGCACAGACTCTACCAAATCTTCTGGCTTACCTACGCCCATTAGGTAGCGAGGTTTGTCCTCTGGAATTTTTGGCGCAGTGTGGTCGATAATGCGGATCATGTCTTCTTTTGGCTCGCCTACTGAAAGACCGCCAATGGCGTATCCATCAAAGCCAATAGCTTCTAAGCCAGCGAGTGAAACATCGCGCAGCCCTTCGTACATACCGCCTTGGATAATACCAAACAGTGCCGCTGGGTTATCACCGTGTGCCTCTTTACTGCGCTTTGCCCAGCGCAGCGACATTTCCATTGAAACCCGCGCTTCTTGCTCAGTAGCAGGGTACGGTGTGCACTCGTCAAAAATCATTACGATGTCAGAGCCCAAATCGCGCTGAACTTCCATCGACTTTTCAGGCGTAAGCAAAATCTTTTCGCCATTAATTGGAGAGCGGAACGTTACGCCTTCTTCGGTAATTTTACGCAAGTCACCCAAACTAAATACTTGGAAACCGCCCGAATCAGTAAGAATTGGCTTGTCCCAATTCATAAAGTCGTGCAGATCGCCGTGCTGGCGAATAATGCCAGTACCAGGGCGTAGCATTAGGTGAAAAGTATTTCCAAGACAGATGTGTGCACCGCTGTCTTTTAGTTCTTCAGGGGTCATTCCCTTAACAGTACCGTAAGTACCTACTGGCATGAACGCTGGAGTTTCGACAACACCGCGTTCAAACACCAAACGACCGCGACGTGCTCGGCCTTCGGTTTTTAACAACTCAAATTGCATGTGAAAGCATTCCCACTTTTACGCGCTTCTGCGCTGGGTATAAAAATAAATTGGCGGCGATTATACCAGTAATTTGGCTGAGATCATGCCCCGTATCTATGTTTATCTGTAACTAAACTAGAAAGGCCGGAAAAACACCGATTTAAGCGCTAAGAAGCGTAGACTTATGATGTGCTCAGGCGCGCTCAATAAACATAGAATCACCATAGCTAAAGAATCGATACTCTTTTTCTATCGCTTCTTGGTAGGCATTCATCACATTGTCTTTACCGGCAAATGCACTAATTAGCATCATTAGCGTAGACTCTGGAAGGTGAAAGTTAGTGAACATGGCGTCTACTACTTTAAATTCGAAGCCTGGGTAGATAAAGATTTCTGTGTCTTCGTTAAATGGCGCAATAAGCTCCCCGTCACCGCGTTCAGCGCTTGCCTTTGCCGCTGATTCCAAAGAGCGTACAGAGGTTGTACCCACTGCGATAACACGCTTTCCGTTAGCTTTTGTAGCTAACACAGCGTCAACGACTTCTTCAGGGACTTCTGCAAACTCAGCGTGCATTTTGTGCTCAAGAATATTGTCAACGCGCACGGGTTGAAAGGTACCCGCCCCCACGTGCAAGGTTACAAAAGCCAAATTCACGCCTTTCTCTTTGAGCGCCTCTAAGATGGCGTCGTCAAAGTGAAGCCCCGCAGTAGGTGCTGCAACAGCGCCTGGCTTTTGATTGTAAACGGTTTGATAGCGCTCTTTGTCTGAGTTTTCGTCTGGGCGGTCAATATAAGGAGGTAGCGGCATATGACCATGCGCTTCCAGCAGCGTTAGCACAGTTTCATCGTGGTCAAACTGCAAAATAAATAGCGCCTCGTCTCGACCAGTAACCGTCACGTTTACTTTTTCTTCAAGAATAAGCTTAGTTCCCGGCTTAGGTGCCTTACTCGCGCGAACGTGTGCCAGCGCAGTATTGTCTGACGTAATACGCTCAATAAGCACTTCAACTTGTCCGCCCGTTTCTTTTTTACCTAAAAGTCGTGCGGGAATAACTCGGGTATTATTGAAAACCAGCAAGTCGCCTTCATCTAAAAGTTCGACCATATCAGCAAACATACTGTGGCGTACTTCGCCTGTTTTACCATCTAGCTGCAAAAGGCGACTGGCTGAACGGTTTTCGGTGGGATATTTTGCAATTAGGCTTTCCGGAAGCGAAAAGCTGAATTCAGATAGTTTCATAGATAATAGATTCTTAATTAAAACGCAATTTATGTGGCTTTCTTTATGGATTAACACAATATCAAGAGGAGGTAACTATACTAAAGTTGCGGAATTTCACAGAAAGCAATGTCGACCAAAGTCTTAGAAATCCTACCTCTTAGCCTATAAGTATAGATATTAATACCCACTTATCGTTCAAAATACGCACTAGTTGAATTTTGTACTAGCGAGCAAATACTTAAACGATTAACATCTGCTCCAGATAGTGATGATGTTCTCCCATAACATTCCTTATCGTTCGTACCCGGCATTTGCTGGGTACTTTTTTATCTGCCCTATTCTACTCTTTCGAAACACTAAGATCAGTTAAGATTTCTTCTAAAAGCGCGGCATCTAAAGGTCGAGCTTTAAGCACGTATAAAATCTGAAGCAATAAATCGGCCCCCATAATACCTTTATTCACTTTATTCCTTAAATTGTCAGCGCTTTGATCCACACCAACTTCTTCAAGCCTTTGGCTTAGCGCTTGATATTTTACGCCACGCACAGACATTTCAGATTTCACGACTCTTGCAACCGTTTGTCGCCATGCATTCTTTGCACTCTGCGCATTTCCTGTGTTCACCCAGCCTCCAAAATCACACAAATGTGATATATATTTTACAAAAACACACTTTTTTACACTTATAGCATGCATTTAATGTTGACGATTATGGCACAACAGGTCTACACTGCAAGTCAAGATATTGGCGAAGACGTAAATAGTCGTTACAGTAACTGCGGTTGTTCTTTTGGTAATGCTAGGTTTTAGGTTTTGTGTTTCAACACCGATGTAAGCTAAGCAATGCGTTACAAAGCACCGAGCATACGACATTCGTTTTCAACATTATCGCTTTAATAACTAAAGGAGAAAGGTATGAGCTGGGAACTGGAAAGCATCGAAGCC encodes:
- the suhB gene encoding inositol-1-monophosphatase, which translates into the protein MHPMLNIAVRAARAAGTVIVRGFEKHNEVATESKGLNDFVTQVDKEAEQAIIAKIQQSYPNHCFLGEEAGEVLGTETDYQWIIDPLDGTTNFVKGIPHFAVSIALLHKGRLDQAVVFDPIRSELFTASRGQGAQLNGYRIRASKPRDLTETIIATGLPFKNKSQFGEYALSLNKIFHEVGDIRRAGSAALDLAYVAAGRHDGYWERGIKSWDIAAGELIVREAGGLVTDFKGGNDPLHKGEIVAGSVKVVQGLVKHLK
- the secF gene encoding protein translocase subunit SecF — encoded protein: MQLLKLSETVNFMRLRIPAMVLSTILIIGSFVSLGVNSLNWGLDFTGGTLIEVGYEDAADLEGIRVQLNESNFEDAIVQNFGSSQDVLIRIAPRDGVKAVTIGEQVLAALRADGTEVDMRRIEFVGPNVGEELTEQGGLAMLVALLCILVYVAMRFEWRFALGSVSALAHDVILTLGLFSVLQIEFDLTVLAAVLAVIGYSLNDTIVVCDRIRENFRKIRKGEPVEIINISLTQTLNRTIITSLTTVLVLVALFYKGGALIHGFATALLFGVVVGTYSSVYIASSVALALGISKEDLMPPQVEKEGADLDPMP
- the secD gene encoding protein translocase subunit SecD is translated as MLNKNSIWKVLSALIVVAVCALYALPNIYGEDHAVQISAGRDAVVTDATVEQVKAALSEKNISPKRVEFEGEQILVRVSDSDTQLVTRETLEKALGDDYYVAMNLAPDTPEWLEGLGGAPMKLGLDLRGGVHFLMEVDMTEVITKSLEDAESGFRTSLREEGIRYRGVKQVDDHIDITFRDEDALDKAEFFLRNQSRDLTFNQVDDLTLRAIFAESKLQEIRDNAVKQNITIIRNRVNQLGVAEPLVQKQGADRIVVQLPGIQDTARAKEILNATATLEFRMVDQKNDIRDALNGRVPPGSQVIEDQQGIPQLLEKRIMLTGSHIIDANSGVDEYGLPNVNISLDSEGGNKMSRSTRGNIGKPMATVFIEYKSTGERNDDGKLVFEKHEQVISVATIRAQLGSKFQITGLDSPKEARDLALLLRAGALIAPIQIVEERTVGPSLGKENIELGMQAIMYGLAAVLVFMLIYYKAFGVVANIALITNLVMIVGIMSMIPGATLTLPGMAGIVLTVGMAVDANVLIFERIREELRDGRSPQQAIHQGYDSAFSTILDANITTFLAGLILFAVGTGPIKGFSITLMIGIATSMFTAILVTRVIVNAVWGGKRLEKLAI
- the yajC gene encoding preprotein translocase subunit YajC produces the protein MSLFISNAYAQSAGAPQNGGMEMIIMLAVFGLIFYFLLYRPQAKRVKEHKNLVSSLGKGDEVLTQGGLVGKITKVSEEKDFIEVALNESNNIVVQKSSVTAVLPKGTMKSL
- the tgt gene encoding tRNA guanosine(34) transglycosylase Tgt → MQFELLKTEGRARRGRLVFERGVVETPAFMPVGTYGTVKGMTPEELKDSGAHICLGNTFHLMLRPGTGIIRQHGDLHDFMNWDKPILTDSGGFQVFSLGDLRKITEEGVTFRSPINGEKILLTPEKSMEVQRDLGSDIVMIFDECTPYPATEQEARVSMEMSLRWAKRSKEAHGDNPAALFGIIQGGMYEGLRDVSLAGLEAIGFDGYAIGGLSVGEPKEDMIRIIDHTAPKIPEDKPRYLMGVGKPEDLVESVRRGIDMFDCVMPTRNARNGHLFVTEGVIKIRNAKHRNDTSPLDENCDCYTCKNYSRSYLHHLDKCNEILGARLNTIHNLRYYQRVMQGLRDAIDAGTLDEFVQEFYEQKGLPVPAL
- the queA gene encoding tRNA preQ1(34) S-adenosylmethionine ribosyltransferase-isomerase QueA → MKLSEFSFSLPESLIAKYPTENRSASRLLQLDGKTGEVRHSMFADMVELLDEGDLLVFNNTRVIPARLLGKKETGGQVEVLIERITSDNTALAHVRASKAPKPGTKLILEEKVNVTVTGRDEALFILQFDHDETVLTLLEAHGHMPLPPYIDRPDENSDKERYQTVYNQKPGAVAAPTAGLHFDDAILEALKEKGVNLAFVTLHVGAGTFQPVRVDNILEHKMHAEFAEVPEEVVDAVLATKANGKRVIAVGTTSVRSLESAAKASAERGDGELIAPFNEDTEIFIYPGFEFKVVDAMFTNFHLPESTLMMLISAFAGKDNVMNAYQEAIEKEYRFFSYGDSMFIERA
- a CDS encoding DUF6471 domain-containing protein, with product MNTGNAQSAKNAWRQTVARVVKSEMSVRGVKYQALSQRLEEVGVDQSADNLRNKVNKGIMGADLLLQILYVLKARPLDAALLEEILTDLSVSKE